caaaaaaatgcttAAACAGGGTTTTGTTTCACTAACCTTCTACAAAGAACAGTAGCAAAAGATTTCTAACTGTTCCGCGGCCGCATCTAAATAAAcagtccaaaataaataaaaaagcacCTCCAATTAACAATAAATTACAAAAGTTCACTTTCGCGCTAAAACCTTCTTTTTCCACCGCAGCCTGTTAGGTTTTACAAATGCTCCCTTCCGCAGCCATACATATCCAATATTACTACAGTACAGTTCTCTAGGGTGTAATATCAAATACAGTCAATATTTCCATTTATTTAGCAGAGCACAACAACAGGTTGCTATGTAGATTTGAAAACAAATGCCTACGCGTAAATATTGTTCAATAAATATAAGTTTAATATAGTTTCTACTGTTATACTGGTCAAGCTAAGTCTCAATAGATTAACATAGAATAATGAGAATAAATGAGACAACAAATGCCAAGCTTTTTGCACAGAATTCATCGAAATGCTGATTAATCCGAAGCCTGCATACCTGTACACTAGTGCTCACTCCTCAAGTTTTGTTACTCCGGTAGTACCTATCAGAAAGACAACAGGTCCCAGGATCGAAACTCGTGGGCGCTGGGATTTGCACCTTGTGTTGTTGTTGCTCGGAATCTTTTTTTCCTTCGTCTGCGGTCTTTGCTTTTCTCTTTCTTGGCTTGTTAGTTGGAAAGAGCACATGGAATGATTTTGTGAAGTCCCACcagttttacaataataataaaaatggAGCGTCTTTACTTATAATTAATGCTTCCGAGAGTTACTGAGATACACGGAGACCTGTGCATCTGGCCCCATGTTGATGTGGAGGGAAAATGAAATCGCGGGTGGAAAGCTTTAAAAATTCTGAACGGCTAAAAAGGAAGAAAAAACTCTCCCTATGCATGGAAAGCGTAGCACAATTATCTGCCTTCGGCATATTTATGATTGGAACAATTCAATAAAATCGCACTTTTTGTTTTTTTCCGATACCTTAGTAGCTTATTTTTATATAAAGTTTTATTTCAACTTTTTTCCCGATAGGTACCTTGGTAGCTTTATTTTTATATAAAGTTTTCTTTCAAACTTTTTCTAATTGTTGTTGTTTAACCCTTGATAAACAACAGTCAAAACTCCTATTGGTGATCCCTAATGTATTTTCTAATATATGACATTCTTATTAACATCTCAAATTTGACCCATGATAAAAAAGGACAAAAACTCTTTGTTAAGACATGAGAAATTTGGAATTGATGATCAATAACATATTTTCTAAAATATGACAATTATAAAGTTTTTTGATTAtatgattttttaaatatttttatattaattttatttataaatatttattaattttttataaataaattattttttatatttaaaaatagatAAATGAATTATAGGgttatcaaaaaagaaagaaatagataACTTAATAATTACTATCTATAAGTAAAATTATATGTTATTGTTGGTATTGGCATAAGGTTTAAATGTGGTTTTTGTCAtcaagatccaaaccctattaagGTGTTATCATTGATCATTATGTTGGGGATGACGACCCCCTTTTGtgacctcactagttcatagctccgaATCAAAAGGGTTTACCCTTAAAAAATTGTTTGTtcatttgttcaatttattttatctttctctATTTGTTTATGTGTGTTTTGTAattgttatttattatttaccTTCACTCTTATTATAGGTCACCAATTATAAATTCCCCTCGTCCTAACAAAGAGTTTTGTCCATTAtttatcaagggtcaagtttgagaTGTTGTTAAGAATTTGTCATATTTTAGAAAATATGTTATAGATCACCAATTCTAAATTTCTCGTCCTAACAAAGAGTTTGTGTCCTTATTTATCAAGGGTCAAATTTGAGATGTTAGTAAGAATGTCATATATTGGAAAATACATTATAGATCACTAGCTATAAATTTCCCTCGTCCTAACATAGAGTTTTGTTTGTTGTTTATCAAGGGTCAAATTAAGATGTTAgtaataatttgtcatattttataAAACCTAATTGACCTTACAATGGTGTTTAGATTTTCTTATCTACCTTGGTCAGTCGTAGTGATATAGTATTATTGCTTTAGATGTAGGACCTTAATGGAAAGTTAGACACAAGTACTTGAGGAGTTGTGTTAGAATTTAGACAAGTATATGTCTTAAACATGGtaaatgattaatttttttaaGCTTTTGGATTTGACTCTAGAGattttttttcatcaatgttttgaCTCTATGATCTATTAGCCAAATATAGAGAGCCAAAGAAGAGAAACGATAATGGATCGTGGAGTATGATTCGAAAAGTTGAtaataaataaatctacatgaacaaatccaaaagattacaaaaaaattatattatggACTATAAAAATATAATGTATATAAATCACAAATGATATTGAAATGGTTATAGTAAAAGGTCAAGGGACCATATTGAATGGATCTTTGATACAAGAGTCTAGCCAAACCTTGGCTTATATCAATTATGACCTAATGCAAAATTTAGTGGCTAGCATTGTTCTTTCTACTCCTACTAGCATGGATTATGCTAGATGACAAAATTCAAAGGTGGGGTTTCATTTGGATTATCTAAATAATTGTTTTTCTATTATTGAATTGAGTATAGCTCATTGACAATAATGATTACAAAATGGTTAGTTTTGTTGAAATTGGGAACTTATGTGAATGTTGATGTCCTTGTGTTTTTGGGAAGCCATGAAGGGTCGAGCCAAAGAAAATGCAAAAAAAGGGAAGGCTTTGGCATAAGATAGTGATTCGACCATATGAATTAAATTGAATCTAAGATGTCCTTGTAGTCAAATGGAAAACCCTAACCAAAACACCCAAACAAAATATACTTAAAAAGGTTTTCCTCACTTTTACCTTTTCATATATGTCAACTTCTTATGAGTTTAATgtgacttggtgattttgtgaaccATGTCTTATTGAAAAATGATAATTTAGGTAAAATTTGAGTGCATTGATTATGGTTCATTTCTCAACATCTATAAAAATGTGTCCACACTCTTGTAATATATGGTCTAGATCCTACTCGTTTGGTCATTATATCATAGGTTTTGGTGGGAACTATTTTACCTATGTTCACTTGAAGAAATATAATAGATTGTAAAGTTGATAGTCCGGCTTGTTTATATTATCTTCCATGAAGTGATTTGTTCTATATATACTCCTTTAATTGTATTATAAATAATAGTTTCATTAGGCCTCAAGCTTTTAGGATGCTATCTAACTTGTTATGTTATAAACTAACTTTTGATATGATAGTTTTGAGTTTTTCATCCTATGAATTCTTCAATGACAATtccaaattataaaaaaattaatactaTTAATCAAAATTATAGAATTGAAAATCATGTCAAGGGATTTACCCTACCTAATTTGATTTTTGTTTGGAGTATATTTAATATAAAGCATATATATTCAGTAGTTTATTAACATTGATAAATATGTGGGTATAATGTTACATGTATCGTTGATACAAGTTCCACCAATAAAAGCAACAAGCtatcatttttttagtttttattttttattggggAGTTTTAGAGATCCATAGGTAATATACTATTGCATACAAGTTTTGATGTACAAATATGGAACAAAACTTTGTGTGTTATGATTTGTCatggaaaaagaagaagataaTAACACATTATAATCCTCttgtaaataaactaaaatatttgAGGATCATGTTGAAATGTCATATTTTCAAGTAGGTATGCTTACATGAAACATTTGTTTAATGGCTTATTTATTATAATGGAGATTACAAGGGCTTGAATATGAATTTATTACACatttagtccaacctataataatAGAAACACTTACTTTTATCCACTTGTATACAAACCTTAAACTCCACCCCTCTACTTCAATTTGAAGAAAGTTACTTCACTTTTAAATAAGCATAACCATCCAAGAATGCAAAAGTTGTAATCTTTATTCATGTGATACTAAAAGAAGAAACTTGCTCTCCGCCCTATCACAAATACCATTATTAAGCATCTTAGGGCTCTAAACATTCCCTTGAGTAAGGAGGATCAATATAGACCCAAAACTCATATGGAACACAATCTTACAAAATAACGTTTCATAACTCACAAAAACAACACTAATAGTTTATCCAAACTTTATTTGCTTCAATAAAAAAACATTTCCAAATGAACACAATTCTCTTCACTAAACTACATAGAACAATGGAATTTGCATGATGATAAAACTTTCCAAGAATATAcacaataaataaaaatagaaatagagTATGGGGACTTATCTTTCTACATAGCTTGTAAAGAATAAGTTATTCATTCCTCCTTCAAGACCTTCCCATCCAAGCTTCAAATCCCTTGTAAGGGTTTCTTTGTTCTTCTCACACTCCTCAAGCTCTCTCTTCCCAACCATAACATTTAACACAAGAAAATAGAAGTGAACTCCAAAATCTCTCCTCTCAAGCTTGAGAGGAGGTATAAACAAGGGTGGCATGTCATCTCCCCTCTTATAATGAGAGGACGACACATGGATCTCAATCCCATCTATGCTTCTCTTCCCAAGGAGATGTGACTGACATAAATGCACCCACATGAGTGAGGATAGGGCAAATGTCTTTCTTGAggataatgatgaatactaagagggggggtgaattagtataccaataattactgaactcaaacactttatcagtctagctgtaaaccggtataacagtttaactaacaaaccggttaacacaaatgcaaaccaaacagcaagtaaggcatttatccacagaagcacaatcaccataacacaagagattttgacatggaaacccaaatgggaaaaaccacggtgagatgaaactcacaagtaactatctgcagaatagtaaccagaccggttaaggtcgtacaatgttctttaccataacagatcctattaggaatctcaatctctgttaggagataagtccgataaaagactaccttgtgagaggattttagatccacagatgtgaatcaccttgtcagaggatttacaaaggcttttctaggcctacccggttaagggtttctaacttgtcaaagatgtgagtaatcaacaagtgaatgatctagcaaatagcacagtctacttggttagatccatgatagctcattgctaatgcatttcagcattacctcagtcttcagtaaatccacactatgttacaacacacagacttgatcttttcttttaagatcgcacatacaagaactcatcaaccaccacaaaccctaacggctacacacatattaaaaccctatacatgatgtccttaaaaggaatcggatttcatgtcggtccaataggattacattgcaagttcctaggttcattgtatctagacacatttggtaacacgacacaaaatcaccgtcaaagtgttggtggatggtaactcatcacaaagaccgattggtaactcatcacagagtattaccgatttatacaactttaccgattatcggttggtaactcggagtaataccggtttaacaaaTTACCGGTTGgtagaaatgaagactgggaaatgataactatcgcttctagttcctttgctccattccgcttgagatccttgaaccgcttgaggtcctcatgccgcttgagatcggtaaacactttctgcaagacaccgatagtctaaagactataacataataccggtttgaaacaaataccggttgagtatagctcatacatacaaaaagtgatctcatagcaagtgtgtgtccatcaatgacaatcacaacataatcatcaaaaatgccaacaatctccccctttggcattgatggcaacatttaggaaaaattttgacgtctaattgtttttacaaaagaaatatgccataataaaaaatactccccctaagcatatacactatccctttgcaaaaaaaatgtatactacttccttacagagataaacatgagtatacatagcatgcatcaaaattttaaatactagaatacttctccccctttgccaacaatgaaaaaatacatctgaataacccctgtttctattagctgaataaatgtttatgacaataaagagtgaaacttgtcaaaaactaatttaaagtcctgcataaattgcttcatggataaggaccatgactcaagtaatgaggtagcaacctcactctttgtttgcatctaggatacctattcctccatggcgtccaaggtactcatctcttgagtaaccatcaaggcatccagattgagatagcacttctgaagtatttgcagtcttggtagtagaaccagttgtagtttctgcaaatccttggtctggttgctaatctccaaatcaattcttgcagcctgcaGTTGAAATCAGTGAATGATTTGCCCATAAgcagtaaaggaatcatatggcgtcttgaaggtgcttatgaatgtctacaaatcAGTTTGCGGTTTCTCTTTTTGggcaagcacattatcacaaaatagatggggtggacatatcttactgagcaacaatttcccctcatccattgcatctctgatgtccttctgtgccttctgcagatcgaaccggagctcatgtaactttttcaccaaggcaatgttcaaagccttttgatgctccttcttggcatgcgcTTTGGCAACCTCTTCCAAGCTTTGTGCCTGGTCCTCCACAACTtgtgcataagagttttagttgggccagagaggaatcagtaccggggaggttggtactgggtatcatataggagttgagaaaatacaacaccacaggagcccaaataatctctgcaagctgaaaaacctgttatgaggagaagcaatgaagcaaatcacagaaggaaagaatatacaggaaaaatatgctccaaaatgtattgtaataataatccttcttcatacaatgaaaagaaagaactcaacctttaataggtcaagaaaccctaaaagggaaaacctaggtttgcacataataattaattaaaataattaattatatgcacctaatgttagcttaagtgtaaaagagataaagggaacttaaataattaaacaaataatgtttaattaatcaagtaaatacccgaatactctaacacccccccttaagatagacttagagagaagctaaaacctagaccAGCTACTGAAAgaaataaagatgggtcccggcaacaaggcctgatcaggtacccaaatataatgaaatctctatgaactagagaaatagagaaaaccatgtgggaacaaaactctactccaaaaagagatggaaaagaataccactgaagcatgaagaacctgcaaactctgtcgaagaataactgttgatctaaagaacatccactgaactagaacgtgaccaggtagagaagactgtaatctacatgagtgccctcaaatgacactactcgaatcaggaggcaaacaaggcaaaaacaactgaaatcgaagatacatatggcatgagaaaccaaagcctgaagagccgatcaatcgaaccacggaagcagtagaaccaacaggataaacctccccataatgcggaagtgggagagggacaggaacactaaaaaggacagccaaaaacaactgcatgacgaagaaccaagaacatcaaaggtgctgagacacattatcatgaggcgaatgtcgtggaaggaacactcacttgacaaaggaagatggcaaacaaaaggcaaacatcaaccccctcatggcacttgatcaatagtgcatgtacaacaagacacaagatatgcaagattccaagtaaacaatgcatgatggcactttatctcagcgtgtttgcatatatacaatgctacaatgataagaagactggaaaaagaAACGTGAATCAAAAAAGAtacatcctacttagagaagagatcccaggacctgaaacaaccacgatatccaccagagtgctgaaaagcaaaaaattgaataaaatatgcatggagcataatctagaaataaaaattagatggatggaaagtacacaacacaatctttttgaaaatataaatttttcaaaaaacggaggtcgaatgctcattctacgtctcctggagtgcaaaaaagagacctcactttgactgcaaaaaaacatagtcaaatggaaaaattggaaaaaattaccaacaccatgaggtcagcctcggaaccagcttttcgatgcctattcgttttcaaaaaaatgactctgcatgcccaagatagggccaaaaaaccaaaacccccctgaaaaagccaaaaaagggggtctggtggccagtgggtggtgGACCGGTGGCCCCCGAGCGGAGCTCCGGTGGTTGGGCGGTGGTCGGTCGAAAAAAAGGGGGTAGACGCAAGTGGTAGCCGAAGCAGCGGTTGGGGAGCGAAGCGGAGGCTAAGAGTCAAGCGGCGGTGGTCGAGCAACCAGTAGCGGAAGTGGGCAGGGCCCGGTAGGGAAGTGGCGGTTGGGTGGCGGTAAGGCAGCCGACAGCGCAGGTGGGCGGCACAGCGATTGGATAGCCGATACTGCAGGTGGGCAGCGGTAAGGCAGCCAACAACGTAGGTGGGCGGCACGGCGACGGGAGGCCGGCAGGGGGCCAGGAGCCAGCGGAGGGTCCGGAGGGCCGACGGCCAAGGGGCTGGGTGCAGCAACAGGCGGCGGGGAGGCCGAAGGGAACAGCCGGTGCCGGGTGGTAGTACCTGCAAGGACAGATGCAGGCCTGCGGGGCAaggggccccatggtaccctgcgtaccatgggaaccccccccccgaattttttttcaaaaacaatttttttttttttaaatcctttttCGCctctttttttttgaagattttttaataaaaaatcaaaattccgGCCTGCATgctataaaaaggaaaaaaaaaaattcaaaatttttttctcgatctacGTGTCAGGGTCGTatggcctggatctgagaaaaaaattcacccacaagctcaggaaccaaaataggtcaatttttatatgaccataggggttttcgggccttctaagcacgatggtgaggttcatttaggcccaaagtgctaaaaaaaaaaaggtcaaaccctaggtacataaaaaaattcctaaaaccccagatctgcttccaaagcaaaaattctcaaaacaagaataggcagctgcagatctaaagctctgataccatataggagttgagaaaatacaacaccacaggagcccaaataatctctgcaagctgaaaaacctgttacaaggagaagcaatgaagcaaatcacagaaggaaagaatacacagaaaaaatatgctccaaaagatgagagctcaataatctccaaaaatgtatatcaataataatccttcttcatacaatgaaaagaaagaactcaacctttaataggtcaagaaaccctaaaagggaaaacctaggtttgcacataataattaattatatgcacctaaagttagcttaagtgtaaaagagataaagggaacttaaataattaaacaaataatgtttaattaatgaagtaaatacccaaatactctaacatatcaaactggtaagagtgtcaacTGCAGCTtagatcacgtcttgctccttcttcctctttaTCACCTCTtggcattcttgagcaagcttaatgctttgtagcagctccggttcgttagcagattggaggtcaatgggactggtaatgtcagccgatttgacttgactaccggttgcctttggggtctccacctgtgtgctctgtgtcacttcctccttctctttggctcttagcttatcttcttctgccttcttttgctcctttgcttcttccttccttttttcttcttccttcttcttctcttcttcttttcgctccttttcttctgcatccttcttcctcttctcctcttcctgcttcttcttctcttctgcctttctcttctcctcttcctgcttctttttctcttctgcctttctcttctcctccttctatcgtttctcttcttctttcttttcttcttccttattcttcttctcttcctcttgtttcttcttcacctcttcttttcttttcttttcctcttctagtttcctcttatcctcctcttttttcttttcttcctcttttctctttttctcttcttctgtctgtttcttcttttcttcttcctgttgcttcttctctttctccGCTTGCTCCTTGGCAGCCTTTTCTTTATCCTGTTTTTCTTGTCCTGCCACTTCTGATGGTGTAcctggagtgacattttcaccattcaaggcatcaacatcaataaggtccatttgatcagtgacctgttctccttcactgtcatatacctcatccagtttattggttgtcggttcttgctcagctttcttgttggcttcagccacttgatgcaaccttaaagtggcttgggcatgagagtgggtatcttttaccacttcaggaacttttccttctagcaacaaaagtctccttcttctcatgaagaagaggcccttatatctttccactacttcataaagttcaattttaggcacatcaggaaagtattgtgcaaatacttcctctcttatttcctgttccttctctatggcaatgcgtcacttgttatctaaagaattatacaaagaatcaggtgtctcaaatttaatttctgatggccaccggtcattaatacataaataattgatgacttcttgttcaacttccttcttttcatcatcattaaaatcataaaagcactctttcaaatcaccaagtacttttcttctaatattcttaatagttctttgacaatgtgtcaaaggtttgtaggaggaaatatcaatatttaccggtgcagatgttgccagttcactctttgtctttttcctcatttgcctagtcttcttaggttgttcttcagacacagtgtcctctgagtccagtgtggtgtcttttgtcttcctctttctctcaaagactttggcgggtgcagctttcagtttcttctttgctggtgacaacttggtcactttgggacttgttgtggtaactGGTGTGGATACtgaaggcattgcctttcccttatttactgacggttcttcaaccggtgtaaccctttccaaataggtgtcggttctctttgcctttggatcaaggggcgaggcgagtagggtagaggcatacccatctagcatgtcatacattacctcatatcccatcggttccgcttcttcctgtctaggctcaacca
The nucleotide sequence above comes from Cryptomeria japonica chromosome 11, Sugi_1.0, whole genome shotgun sequence. Encoded proteins:
- the LOC131032663 gene encoding classical arabinogalactan protein 9-like — protein: MVRRVPWGPLPRRPASVLAGTTTRHRLFPSASPPPVAAPSPLAVGPPDPPLAPGPLPASRRRAAHLRCWLPYRCPPAVSAIQSLCRPPALSAALPPPNRHFPTGPCPLPLLVARPPPLDS